The Hordeum vulgare subsp. vulgare chromosome 4H, MorexV3_pseudomolecules_assembly, whole genome shotgun sequence genomic interval ACGAGGCAAATGTAGGGTATGTTCAACTTCAAGGGCGCTAACATTCTTGGGCATGAAGACAACCCATAATACACACATGTCACCATGCGATCTGATCCGCTTGTTTCACATAACACGCACACACTCCCACTCAAAACTCATTTAGTGCCACCAAGTAACTCATCAGAAGGACtcacacaactcacacacaccgccaaacaacctCAGCCGACACAGCCAGGTAACTCATTCGACGGACTCATAAATATGGTAAAGTTTGTGAATTTGGATGCATTCATGTATTTAAAAAGGTTTACGGGATTCAaataaaagttcatgaatttgaaaaaaatcaatTGATTAAAAAAaaggttcatgaatttgaaaaaataatCACGAATTTGAAGAAAGTTTCTTAATTTAAAAGAATATGCttataaaaatgaaataataataataaaatatacAATAAAAACTACAAAAGGAAAATGAGAAAAATGCCTGAAGAAAACGCGATAAGTTCCTAAATGGGCTGCCCGCTTTGTCAGAGGTGTGTGCTTCAGTTTGTGAAATACAGTATAACCGGTGCTTATGGCGCGGATCGGGGGTATCCTATTTGACGCATTTTGGCACAAATTATAGACCTTGATCTAGCGGTGACCTCGGCCAAGCACAGGGCTTTCCTGGTTTTGGGAACCTTGTAGAATTTTCCAGTTGGTTTTTTCTGACTTTGGGTTTCCTGAACCGGTTTTCATGTTTATGTTTGGTTTTTAGTTTTTTATTTGTTTCATTTTTctgtttatttttcttctttcttttttattttattttccttttatatttcgttttcctttttcgttcctttttattattcaagtttatttttaatcttaataaaaattcATGttgcaaaatttgttctcaaattttaaaaaaatgtatgTGACTTTCATAAAATAttaaacttttaaaaaaaaaatcaccgTGTTTTCAAGAATTGTTCACAAATTCAGAAACTGTTcggatttttaaaaaaattgtatgGGAATTACAACAATTCTCGTTTGTCAAAAAATATTTGGACTGTTTTTTCTGAACATTTTCAGAACTTTTTTAGAATAATGACCGGGATTTAAGAAAAATTTCAAAAATGCTcctgttttttaaaaaaaatcatgtattCAAAAATTATTTGGTTTTAAATTTTCTTTTGTATTTTAGAACAAATTCGTTTCGAAATttgctctaaaaatccaaaatatGTTTGTGATTTTAAAGTTGTTCCCGTTTTGGAACTTTGCTCACAAATTCGAAGAAAAATGTGTTTATAAAAAAAAGTTCGGAAATTTCAAAATGGGCTCGTCGTTTGAGAAAATTGCTCGGGTTTGCCATAAAATTCTTCGTATGTTCAGAAAATAACTCAAAATTTGGAATATTGTGTGGTATTCTTTCAAATAGTGTTATGTCTGGTACTGCCACTACCTTTTAACTCttgtgttatttatttttattcatcTATATGTTTGGAAGATATGGATGaataaaaataaggaggaggtcCCGTGCTTGGACGTAGCAATGTTGCTGTGCACTGAAGTGGTTAGCTCATCCTGCCTTCATGGACATGTACGTACGTAACCACGATGACGCACGCATGCGACGTACGCACGCACACGAAACAAACACCTCAAGTGGAATCCACAAAAACCTCCACCCCCATCCATCTACTCTTAAGAAGCCACGCCATGCGACCAGCCACGGCCATGGCGGCCGCGGGGTGGTATCTAGCCGCCGGAGCCATGGTCACGGCCACCCTGCTGTCCCTGACGGCCGGCACGCCCacgccgccgtcgtcctcctcctcctcgctggactgCGGCACGGTGACGTCGCTGCTCACGGGCTGCGCGGCCTTCGTCAGGCGCGGCCCGGGCGCGGCGCCGCTGCCGGCCCCGGGCACGGCGTGCTGCGACGGGGTGGACGGCCTGTACGCCGTCGCCGCGGACTCGCCGGAAAACTGGCGGTCCGTGTGCCGCTGCATGGCCGGGCTCGTCCGGCAGAACTGGTCCAACGCGTCCGCCATCGCGCTGCTGCCGGCGCTCTGCGGCGTCTCGCCGGTGTCCGCCGCCCACGCGGTCACCTACTGCAGCAGGTACAAGGGGAAAAGAAAACTCCTCAGCTCGTTCGTTTCCGATCGATGACGATCTTTCTTTCCCGTGAGGCTAATAACAGTGACATAATTCCCTTGCAGCATCGCTTGACGGTTTCTCGGGCTCGGCATGGCGACCGGCAATTTTAAGGGCGTGCAGCTTGCTGATCCGTTTGGAGCTGTCAATTTTGTTCTTAATTAGCTAGATAGCTAGTAGTAATGGTGATTTCGCTTTGCTACCCTGTTTAATTCGGTGTTGCTCATTCTTGCTCTTGATCAATACGATTAGATTTCTTGATTGGCAAACGTGTCCGCGGACAGGTAAAGCGGGCGGATACGGTGTCCGATTTGACTGACTGTTACGGGATCCAATTTCTGAAAGAACCAAGAGAGAACTGCCCCCACCCTCTTTTATATCAACTCGACAGCCAAACTGATggattgaacacacaaaatgggtTGAGAAAGATCTTCACAGGCACATATGGAGAATCAGAAAGATAATAAAAAAAGGAACAAATGTAATCATACCACATATACAAGCATTACATGTTACAATAATATAGTCGTTAACATGCATGACAATAATTTCAAAGCATACAGCCAGATACGACGCACAGCGTATATTTTACAGAATATGAGCCATGAGTTTGAGATTATTTTCTACATGCAACTTATGTCATGATCCCCGGCTCGCATACTACGTACTTACGTTAAGAACATATATATACAACACACACAAGGTTTTCGAATTAAACCAAGGGGCAACCAGATGCCTTTCACTTCAAATGGTTTCCTGGGAGAAAAAAGTCCTCCTTCAGCACATGCTCCCATTCCGGCGGTGAGTGGCTTAGCTGCTCGTCATGCGTGTGCGCGCTTGCAGGTTCCGCTGGTGCCGAGACAACACAGGGCTCTTCAAGACAACACAGGGCTCTTCAAGCAATGCACTGACGTACTGGCTTGCGGTTTTGCTATCCGCTTCATCAGATTGGGCCCTGCGCCCACCGTTGTCAGGCAAATCAGTCTTCTGAATTAGCTCATCGTGTGCCCCACGACCAAGTCGTTTTGTTTCAAAGTGACCCGCCCAATCATCGGAATGGCAAACCTCTTGTCCCTCGTTCACAGCGCTGCTATTGTTGTCTTCACGTCTTTTCAGGACTTGCAGCCTGGCCATAACCACGTCTTCAAGCTGACCAAATTCATTCTTGCTTGCTGTTTGGAGCTGATGAGCATTGCCCTCGTTCGATGAGCTTATGTCATCACTACAGCATATCAAATCTTTGAGCTTAGCCATAAAAGCGCCATGGATTTTGCTTTCACTAGATTCTGCCTGCTCTATGTTGGTACCCTCGTCCAATGATCTTGTATTATTGTTACAGCTCGTGAAACCGTTAAGTGCAGCAATGGTAGCACCATCAGACTCACCACCTTCGCTGCTGCTTGCTTCTGAACGCTCTTTGATGATGTCCTCCACTAAAGAAGTTATCCTATCGTCAACAGCATTATCAAAAACAGTGTCATCAAAAACATCTGTCCTGTTATAATTACTTGTTCCCTTCCGCACCTCAGCATTGACCTCACGGTAGCAATTTATACTCTCATCACGGAGCTTGAGAACTTTCAGTCGAGCAAAGACATCAGCATCAACCTTATCACCTCCCTGAGGTAGTAAGGCTGCATTGCCAATATTGCGCTCTTTCACATGGTTTTGTTGTTTGCTAGAATCAGCAAACCCTCCAAAACATGAAGAGTTCTTGTGTTTGGGCATGTAGGCTTTGGCTTCTCCTAATGAATTGGCAGGTGCTGCAGCTACAAGATTATTCAACACACAGGAGTAAGTGAATGCTACGAATAATCCAGATAAATTAAGGCACACTTACTTGCTACACACGTACAAACAGAAACACTAACCTGTTTGCTGATTGTAATGTTTCGTCACGAGTTTCATGCGGGCAAGTTGCAGTTCATACTTGAGTTTACACATGGAAGCTTCAGCTTCAATCCACAGATTCTTATATATCAGCATTTGCGCATCTTTAGTATCACCAATGACATTCTCTTCTGGAAGCTTAGTAAGATCCTGCACGCAAGATGGCAATAGTATTAGTTACGTGATCAAGAGGATAGCAGATACCTAACACATTCCTAAGTAATTAAGCACTACCTCCAAAATAAATGTTTTGAAATCTGCACCAATGTTCTCCCAATCAAGGCCATCAAAATTCTCAGGCTGATGATTCTTTCCATGGCACTTTATTGTTTCTGATTTCGATTGGTGGCACTTTCCATTGGCATCATCATTTTTTAATGCAGCCTTGTACACGAAAGTAAACAAACCAAAATGAGTCAACCAATAATTTCATGGCCATTTTTATAGAAACACAACTGAATGATAAATAATGACAAATTTTGAGTGGATCCCAAAGTGGACCCTTGccaaataattataaaaagacgggtcaaaaaatgaaaattcctgGCCAGGCCATTAGCATTGATGTCAATTAACTTTTTTTAGCAAACCATGTTAATTAACTAGCCGGTCAAAACCATGTTCAGCCCGACAACGAATGTTGTACAGCAATATCAGCAGCTGTTAACACTGCTAACAGAAAGCAAGAATGGTATAACGTCTCAGCAAATAATGGACAAGTTCTCAGTTATCATGAACAGAAAACCATATCACTACCAAAATAGAAGCTTAGTCATTCTAGTACCCCAGAGGCAAACTAGAGTCCGAAAATACCAGGTATACCAAAAACATGCAACTAGTCATCAAAGTGAACAATTAGCATGTAAGCTGAAAAATGGAACCGCCGCCGGCCGGTGAACGCTGGAGACAAGgttggagggggagggggaagaaCACAAAGAGGTTTCGGGCGCTCGAACACCCGCCACGCGCACGGCCTGTTTTCTGTATTACCTGAGCACAAACTCAACAGCCTCCTCACAATACACATGGGGGGTCGGGGGTTCTTATGCGCGCGCACAGACGCACCGCGCCGTGCTCCCGACGCATCTCCCCTCCACGATCCCCACGTTCCGCACTACGCAGCTCGCGCGCCCGACGCACACACACGCCCCCGCACGACTGGGTCCAGTGCCCCTGACTCGGTCACCCCCGCGCCGATCGCGCCTAACTAACTCACGCACGCACACCCCCTAGGACACGCACACACGCACCCTAGTCCGCCACGGCCGGACCTGTCACACTCCTGGCACTCGCTCCCAACCGCGGCTTATTGACCCAACAAAGCATTCATATCACCCATAGAGCTTATATGCAAGTGACAAAACTTGAATATTTTTCCAGGTTGTAACGTGTTCCCTCTGTACCTTAATATAAGATGTTTTTTCACAATGTAATGGACTCTAAAAACGTCTTATAAAAAGTCACAGAGGTTGTACATCTTTAATTCTTTAATCACAAGTTCAATGAATATAGTACAAGTCATACAAAGttttattcatgaaaacataacttAATCAAGTTGGTGATACCTGAGAATGATGATTTTATACCATACAACCATACCTTACTTATCTTGGAACTCAAAGAACTGAGATTGTGTATTGTAGATTGAACAAGTGCATGTTCAGATTCCCCCAACTCATAACCACCATCGCATGTAGATAGAAGCACTACTGAGAAATTATAAATTGACTTGATTAAGTCTTCTTGAGTCTTGGATCTGTAGGCAACTTTATCTGAAGATACCTTCACTGACTCCTCAACACCGGGACTGCAATGGGTTAAATGCTCCAGACctatattcataggcatctccgaGTACAGACTTTCCAATGTTGCCACAGTTTTATGGACGCAAGTATTTCCTTTTAGACTTTCTTTTGTCAAACTCCTAACCTTTGTAATTGGAGCTGCGGCAAAATTGCTTGAAACTTTCTTACCAGAATCTTCATTCATACCCACAACATGACTGCCAAAGTCTCTGGCTAACACTATGGGTTCAAATGTTCTTTGGCCAAGAAAAACACCTCCCTGTTGACCTGGTGTTACCCCATTTCCGGAATTTTCTCCTATCTTACAGGTCACGTGTTTATCTCTTCTGGTGCCTTGATCTACAGATACATAACTAGGGTGGCTAGACCTAGCCATACAATTGAAATCCCCAGCAATGGATGGTTGTGCATCACTATGACCTTCAGATTTTTTACACTCTGAAGGCAGACTGGATGAAGAAAGATAATTTACGAAATAAGGTAGACACGAATCATTCGCAGGATTTGATGTATCATGACGCTTGGGAAATAACACAGAATTACTAGTAGTAAACTCAGAAAGCTTCTTGCTTTGGTGCAACTCATGGAGGTCACCTGAGCCATTAGCAGAAAAAGGAGCTTCATCATTTTTCACAACACCAAATGATGACTGCTGCGCAGTTGGTGTCCCTTTCCAACAAGGAGAATCAACAACAGGATTATTTACTTCAAGTGGCTCAATGAAAAGGTCACGAGGCTGAGAAAATGCATGTTCTGAAGGAGACACATTGGAAGA includes:
- the LOC123450871 gene encoding putative non-specific lipid-transfer protein 14; translation: MRPATAMAAAGWYLAAGAMVTATLLSLTAGTPTPPSSSSSSLDCGTVTSLLTGCAAFVRRGPGAAPLPAPGTACCDGVDGLYAVAADSPENWRSVCRCMAGLVRQNWSNASAIALLPALCGVSPVSAAHAVTYCSRYKGKRKLLSSFVSDR